The segment ATCCTGTTGCTGTTAAAGGGAGATAAGGTACTGCGTTTTCGGGGCATCCCGGATGTTTCCGATCCCGATTTTATCCAGGGGGTAAAGCAAATATTTTTTTAAGTCCGCCGAGCTGAGGGGTGATGATGTGATAAAGGGGAAGGTTTTGCTAACAAGAACTTTACCAATATTACCCATCGCCAACGAAAGGGTCAAGGAAAAATTAGGGGCCCCCATTCTTGCCAAAGTATTATGTATTCCGTGGATTTCGGCGAATTTGAAAATCTTCAGCATGAAGGACAGTAGGACCTGTTAACGAAAAAAAGTGGAGATCAGTCTTTCATAAAGATATTGGTAAGCTCATAACTGAATCGTTCCCGAGGGGGAGCATGATCAAATTCAGTAAAGCAAGGAGTTAATCCAAGTGAAACGAATCGTGGTGATTTCAAGTCCCCACGATTTATTGTGGACAGTGGGTCTAAAAGTTTTAAATGGTGTTCACATAATCCTCTATGCTTGGAATCCCGAGTCCGATCCCTCTGGGTTATTTTCAGAATCTTCTTTTCAACTTAGCAATAATCTTATATACTATTAATATGAACTAGGACTAAACTCATAAGAGGGCGAAGTCGGATTTATACTATGAAGAAATAAAGGCTTACAAACCAAGTTTTAACCTGTGCTTGCTGTTTGTTTTGATGGGAGATGTATATACAATGACTAGGGAAAATAGTTACAAAGACACCGATAGTTACTTAAACTTGTTGGATAATGCATTGATAGGGGTTTTCCACACCACGGCGGAGGGGAAATTTCTTTATGTTAACAAAGCACTGGCGAATATGTTCAAATATGAATCTCCCGAGGATTTAATCTCCTCGATCAATAACATAGAAAAGCAGCTCTTTGCTAGAAAGCAGAATCGACAGGAATTGTTGGAAATAGTCAGAAGCACGGGAAAATTATTAAATTGTGAAGTAGAGTATTTATGTAAAGACGGAAGCACCATAACCGCCCTGTTAAATATGCAGTTCAAACATGATGAAGAGGGGAATGAACTGTTTCTGGAAGGTTTTATCAATGATATTACTTTTATCAAAGAAAAAGAAAGGGCAATTATGGAGCGTGAGGAGCGCTGAAATTTTGCTCTGGAAGGCAGTGATTACGGGGTATGGGACTGGGATATCAAGACCAATGTATTTTACCATTCCAGACAGTATAATGTTATTGGAGGATATAGTGAAGATAGTCATCCAAAGTCTTATAAAGATTGGATGGCCAGTATTCATCCTGCAGATCGAGGGAGGGTAATGACGGAGCTTCAAAAGCACGTGGATGGTGAAAGTTCGATTTATACGGCGGAATACAAACTGCGGCAAAAAGACGGCAGTTATATCTGGGTACATGAACGAGCAAAAGCGACGGAGCGGGGAGGTGACGGTAAAGCACTTCGAATCGTC is part of the Isachenkonia alkalipeptolytica genome and harbors:
- a CDS encoding PAS domain-containing protein, encoding MTRENSYKDTDSYLNLLDNALIGVFHTTAEGKFLYVNKALANMFKYESPEDLISSINNIEKQLFARKQNRQELLEIVRSTGKLLNCEVEYLCKDGSTITALLNMQFKHDEEGNELFLEGFINDITFIKEKERAIMEREER